In a genomic window of Pedobacter sp. KBS0701:
- a CDS encoding DUF3368 domain-containing protein, whose protein sequence is MKHSEMLLKDKIVITDASCFITLDKIDGINLLHSLYKQVITTPEIAAEFGKRLPDWVDVRAVLNRGLLYDYAETVDIGEASAMALATEIRADLLIIDDAKARRFAKKLELNITGTIGVILSAKLNGIIPAVKPYVTKIQQTNFRISDWLTLQILKDAGE, encoded by the coding sequence TTGAAACATTCAGAAATGCTCTTAAAGGATAAAATTGTCATTACCGATGCTAGCTGTTTCATTACGCTGGACAAAATAGATGGTATAAATTTACTCCACTCCCTGTACAAGCAGGTAATAACAACTCCCGAAATAGCTGCTGAATTCGGCAAAAGACTACCTGATTGGGTTGACGTAAGAGCGGTATTGAATCGTGGCTTGTTATATGACTATGCTGAAACTGTAGATATTGGCGAAGCGAGTGCAATGGCTCTTGCAACAGAAATCCGTGCAGATTTACTTATTATAGATGATGCGAAAGCCAGGAGATTTGCTAAAAAGCTTGAGCTTAATATTACAGGTACAATTGGCGTGATACTTAGCGCAAAACTTAATGGCATTATTCCCGCTGTTAAACCCTATGTCACAAAAATACAGCAAACTAATTTCAGGATTTCTGATTGGTTGACTTTACAAATTCTTAAAGACGCTGGAGAATAG
- a CDS encoding UPF0175 family protein: protein MTIQVPDALEKEHDETTRLIAAKLYEAGKLTLRQAAEMCQMKKWDFAEILIKYNVHYLDEGATEDLETFRNALKG from the coding sequence ATGACCATACAAGTTCCTGATGCCCTTGAGAAAGAGCATGATGAGACAACGCGCCTTATTGCAGCCAAACTATATGAAGCAGGTAAGCTTACCTTAAGACAAGCCGCTGAAATGTGCCAGATGAAAAAATGGGATTTTGCTGAAATCCTGATCAAGTATAATGTCCATTATCTCGACGAAGGTGCGACTGAAGATCTTGAAACATTCAGAAATGCTCTTAAAGGATAA
- a CDS encoding BamA/TamA family outer membrane protein gives MKQLIRPILFVLACLVWAACSSTKSLKPGQHLYTGAEVKINADSSGKIDDEKQVKRDLESKTRPRPNKSILGVKYKLGIYNLAGEPKKPKGFRNWLRKQGEPPVLVSEVKLKYNNDVLTSYLISEGYLQATVTGDTVVKDKKGKAVYTAETGNRYKINKVTFPPDSGILTKIINQNKDKTLLKVGDYYDLDNYKNERIRIDNDLKEQGYFYFSPDYLIMQIDSTIGKNLVNVTVKVKDIAPDAGLKPYTIRNINIYPSYSLRRDTILRKLKPLEYHDFSIYDDRNTFKPKLFDRLVFFQKGEPYNRKDHNQSLNRMVNVGAFRDVRAEFLPVDSFKNNELDLNIYLTPLKKNSLSFSVTGTSKSNNFVGSEVKVTQTTRNLFRNAEQLDISVSGGFETQTKGTSLGRNSLSLTAEGKLTFPRFIVPFYKPNSTNAFIPKTIATLSYQMLNRGSEYTLHAVKGEYGYNFRENQYKEHNFNPISISYVSTTFPSDTTEQRIYAQNPLLRTTLEKQFIIGSSYNFTYTNQMETKRRNNIYFYGGLETGGNVWGLFTPTNDKGQKTFLNKPLTQFIRAEADLRDFYKINRNLIWANRLNLGYGYAYGNSTSLPFVRQFFAGGSNDIRAFPARTLGPGTYKVPDTALFADQGGDIKLMLNSELRFKIVSVLYGALFVDAGNIWLRKEDLGEPGKPETARLGSGFKLSNAFDQLAVGTGAGLRVDATIFVVRLDVAFPVRKPYLPEGQRWVFDDIAFGNKDWRRQNLIFNIGIGYPF, from the coding sequence ATGAAACAACTAATTAGACCAATTTTATTTGTACTGGCCTGCTTAGTTTGGGCTGCATGTAGCTCTACCAAATCGTTAAAGCCGGGACAACATTTATATACAGGTGCTGAAGTAAAGATCAATGCAGATTCATCAGGCAAAATTGATGACGAAAAACAGGTAAAGCGTGATTTAGAAAGCAAAACAAGACCCCGCCCGAACAAATCCATTTTGGGTGTAAAATATAAACTCGGCATTTATAACCTGGCGGGCGAACCTAAAAAGCCAAAAGGTTTTAGAAATTGGCTACGCAAGCAAGGCGAACCACCTGTATTGGTTAGCGAGGTAAAACTAAAATACAATAATGATGTTCTTACCAGTTATTTAATCAGCGAGGGTTATTTACAGGCCACTGTTACCGGCGATACTGTAGTGAAAGATAAAAAAGGTAAAGCCGTTTACACTGCAGAAACTGGTAACCGATATAAAATAAATAAAGTTACCTTCCCGCCTGATAGTGGAATTTTAACCAAAATCATCAATCAGAACAAAGATAAAACTTTATTAAAAGTAGGCGACTACTATGACCTTGATAATTATAAAAATGAGCGTATTAGGATCGATAATGACCTTAAAGAGCAGGGTTATTTCTATTTCAGTCCTGATTACCTGATTATGCAGATTGATAGTACTATTGGTAAAAATCTGGTAAATGTGACCGTCAAAGTTAAAGACATTGCGCCTGATGCCGGATTGAAACCTTACACCATCAGGAATATTAATATTTACCCTAGCTATAGCTTAAGGAGAGATACCATATTAAGAAAGCTAAAACCACTGGAATATCACGATTTCAGTATTTACGATGACCGAAACACCTTTAAACCAAAATTGTTCGATCGTTTGGTTTTCTTCCAGAAAGGTGAACCTTACAACCGTAAAGATCATAATCAATCGTTAAACAGGATGGTGAATGTTGGTGCTTTCAGGGATGTTAGGGCTGAGTTCTTACCAGTTGATAGCTTCAAGAATAACGAATTGGACCTGAACATTTACCTTACTCCGCTAAAGAAAAACTCGCTGAGCTTTTCCGTTACAGGTACCAGTAAATCGAACAATTTTGTAGGTTCTGAAGTGAAAGTTACGCAAACTACCAGAAACTTGTTTAGAAATGCCGAACAACTGGATATAAGTGTGAGCGGTGGTTTTGAGACACAAACTAAAGGAACTTCTTTAGGGCGGAATTCATTATCGTTAACAGCTGAGGGAAAGTTAACCTTCCCAAGATTTATTGTTCCTTTTTATAAACCGAATAGCACAAACGCATTCATTCCAAAAACCATCGCAACCCTATCTTATCAAATGCTCAACCGGGGTTCAGAGTATACTTTACATGCAGTAAAGGGTGAATACGGTTACAATTTTAGAGAAAATCAATATAAAGAGCACAATTTTAATCCTATATCAATCAGTTATGTATCAACTACTTTCCCTTCTGACACAACAGAACAAAGGATATATGCGCAAAATCCTTTATTGAGAACTACCTTAGAAAAGCAGTTTATCATCGGAAGTAGCTACAATTTTACCTACACCAACCAGATGGAAACTAAACGCCGTAATAATATTTATTTTTATGGTGGTTTGGAAACGGGCGGCAACGTTTGGGGTTTGTTTACCCCAACTAATGATAAAGGACAAAAAACTTTCTTAAATAAGCCATTAACTCAATTTATAAGGGCTGAGGCTGATCTTAGGGATTTTTACAAAATCAATCGTAACCTGATCTGGGCAAACCGTTTAAACCTGGGGTATGGTTATGCCTATGGCAATAGTACTTCATTACCATTTGTAAGGCAGTTTTTTGCAGGGGGTAGCAACGATATCAGGGCCTTTCCGGCACGTACGTTAGGTCCGGGTACTTACAAGGTACCAGACACTGCGCTTTTTGCAGATCAGGGTGGTGATATTAAATTAATGCTCAATTCAGAACTTCGGTTTAAGATAGTAAGTGTGCTTTATGGTGCATTATTTGTAGATGCAGGTAATATCTGGTTAAGGAAAGAAGATCTGGGAGAACCTGGCAAACCAGAGACGGCGAGATTAGGGTCTGGCTTTAAATTAAGTAATGCTTTTGACCAACTGGCCGTAGGTACCGGAGCAGGTTTACGTGTAGATGCTACAATTTTTGTAGTGCGGTTAGATGTGGCATTCCCTGTTCGTAAGCCATACCTGCCCGAAGGACAAAGATGGGTATTTGATGATATTGCCTTTGGCAATAAAGATTGGCGCAGACAAAATTTAATTTTTAACATAGGAATAGGATATCCGTTTTAA
- a CDS encoding YihY/virulence factor BrkB family protein produces MKVITRIKNFFIALYHLFIAAGKGFVEDRVTKLSASLAYYTIFSLTPLIIILLSAATLFLGDKKNEETRGKFFGQVTELVGKDAAGQIQGFVEHANKTGQSTFSLIVGIVVLIIGSTAIFIEIQDSINMIWKVKAVPKKGWIKMLTNRLLSFSLIVSMGFLLLVSLVVNSVVVGLGSKLASLLSRSNINEVIPVANDTMALIIYILNNVITLAAVTAVFAVIFKVLPDVIIRWKSAIIGALFTAVLFSLGKYLIGIYIEKGNPGSAFGAASSIIVILLWIYYTSIILYFGAEFTQAYAEKYDNGISPSKYAVFTKITIVEKKVDVLPPQHPEDTVNAPKE; encoded by the coding sequence ATGAAAGTAATCACCAGGATCAAAAACTTCTTTATTGCGCTTTATCACCTATTTATTGCTGCAGGAAAAGGTTTTGTTGAAGATAGGGTCACTAAATTAAGTGCTTCACTTGCCTATTACACCATTTTTTCACTTACGCCGCTAATCATTATCCTCCTGTCGGCTGCAACTTTATTTTTAGGCGATAAAAAAAATGAAGAAACAAGAGGGAAATTTTTCGGACAGGTTACCGAACTGGTTGGTAAAGATGCTGCCGGCCAAATACAGGGTTTTGTAGAACATGCCAATAAAACAGGTCAGTCTACTTTTAGTTTAATAGTAGGTATTGTGGTGCTGATTATAGGTTCGACGGCCATTTTCATAGAAATTCAGGACAGTATCAATATGATCTGGAAAGTAAAGGCCGTACCCAAAAAGGGTTGGATAAAAATGCTGACCAACAGATTATTATCATTTTCGTTGATTGTTTCGATGGGCTTTTTATTACTGGTATCGCTGGTTGTAAATAGTGTAGTGGTGGGTTTGGGTTCTAAATTGGCCAGTCTGCTTTCAAGGAGCAATATAAACGAAGTTATTCCGGTTGCAAATGATACCATGGCGCTGATTATTTATATCCTGAACAACGTCATCACACTGGCAGCAGTTACCGCTGTATTTGCTGTTATTTTTAAAGTATTACCAGATGTGATCATCCGCTGGAAATCGGCAATAATTGGCGCATTATTTACTGCTGTTCTTTTCAGTTTAGGTAAATACCTGATCGGGATTTATATCGAAAAAGGTAATCCAGGTTCTGCTTTTGGCGCCGCCAGTTCTATCATTGTTATTTTATTGTGGATTTATTATACATCTATTATCTTGTATTTTGGGGCAGAATTTACCCAGGCTTATGCCGAAAAATATGATAACGGCATCTCTCCTAGTAAATATGCAGTGTTCACCAAAATTACCATCGTAGAGAAAAAGGTAGATGTGCTGCCACCGCAACATCCGGAGGATACGGTGAATGCCCCTAAGGAATAA